In Chaetodon auriga isolate fChaAug3 chromosome 7, fChaAug3.hap1, whole genome shotgun sequence, a genomic segment contains:
- the LOC143323923 gene encoding diablo IAP-binding mitochondrial protein-like: protein MAAQRTATTCLRLLRSSARVLFSSSKPAVHKPTKWTNLLYTGVASLTVGAGLCAVPFRQVENLSHDSLIKRAASVVTDSSSTFLSQTTLALIDGITEYSKAVHTLIALQRRYLDSIGNLTPAEEDTIWQVIIGQRAEVNDRQDECRRFESTWVSAVKLCEMAAEVAYSSGAEQASITAKTNIQVAQAQVEEAQKLSNDADKKMAEAKVMEVERMAQYAASLQGSNDEEEVPEAYLRED, encoded by the exons ATGGCAGCCCAGAGGACGGCAACAACCTGCCTTCGTCTCCTCAG GAGTTCAGCTCGTGTCCTGTTCAGTAGCAGTAAACCTGCAGTCCATAAACCGACGAAATGGACAAATCTTCTGTACACAGGTGTCGCATCTTTAACCGTCGGCGCTGGGCTTTGTGCGGTACCTttcagacag GTTGAAAATCTCTCTCACGACTCTCTGATCAAACGAGCAGCCTCCGTGGTGACCGACAGTTCAAgcacttttctctctcagacCACCTTGGCTCTCATAGATGGCATCACAGAGTACTCAAAA GCTGTGCACACACTCATTGCTCTCCAAAGACGATATTTGGACTCAATTGGAAATCTTACTCCAGCAGAAGAGGACACGATCTGGCAGGTGATCATTGGCCAGCGTGCAGAG GTTAATGACAGACAAGATGAATGCAGGCGTTTTGAGTCGACCTGGGTCAGCGCAGTCAAGCTGTGTGAAATGGCAGCGGAGGTGGCGTATAGCTCAG GAGCTGAACAGGCATCCATCACAGCGAAGACAAACATTCAGGTGGCCCAGGCGCAGGTGGAGGAGGCACAGAAACTGTCGAATGACGCGGATAAGAAGATGGCCGAGGCTAAAGTGATGGAGGTTGAAAGGATGGCACAGTATGCTGCCTCCTTACAGGGTAGTAACGATGAGGAAGAGGTGCCTGAGGCTTATTTGAGAGAGGACTGA